In Streptomyces sp. NBC_00306, a single genomic region encodes these proteins:
- a CDS encoding biotin transporter BioY — protein sequence MSTASVTSRPGAVLADLLPASRARDIALVVGGAALTGIAAQISVPVPGSPVPVSGQTFAALLVGTALGARRGFLSLALYAVVGMAGMPWFAEGASGYAMPSFGYILGMLLAATVVGGLARRGADRSVLRTAGTMAVGSVIIYAVGVPYLALATGMSLSQAVAAGLTPFLIGDALKAALAMGALPTAWKLLGRRG from the coding sequence ATGAGCACTGCTTCCGTCACCTCCCGTCCGGGAGCGGTCCTCGCGGACCTGCTGCCCGCCTCCCGGGCGCGTGACATCGCCCTTGTCGTCGGCGGCGCCGCGCTCACCGGCATAGCGGCCCAGATCTCGGTGCCGGTCCCCGGCTCCCCGGTCCCCGTCTCCGGCCAGACCTTCGCCGCCCTGCTCGTCGGCACCGCGCTCGGAGCCCGCCGCGGCTTCCTCTCCCTCGCGCTGTACGCGGTCGTCGGCATGGCCGGCATGCCGTGGTTCGCGGAGGGCGCGTCCGGCTATGCGATGCCGTCCTTCGGTTACATCCTCGGCATGCTGCTCGCGGCCACGGTCGTCGGTGGCCTCGCGCGCCGCGGCGCCGACCGGTCCGTCCTGCGCACCGCGGGCACCATGGCCGTGGGCTCCGTGATCATCTACGCCGTGGGCGTCCCCTACCTCGCCCTGGCGACCGGCATGAGCCTGTCCCAGGCCGTCGCGGCGGGCCTCACGCCCTTCCTGATCGGCGACGCGCTCAAGGCCGCCCTGGCGATGGGTGCCCTGCCCACCGCCTGGAAGCTCCTCGGCCGCCGCGGCTGA
- a CDS encoding amino acid permease, with amino-acid sequence MHEALTTDEPLAHGLKQRHLTMLGLGGVIGAGLFVGSGAGIAVAGPGIVLSYLIAGTIAMLVMRMLGEMSAAMPASGSFSVHAEKAIGRWAGFTVGWLYWFLLVVVLAVEATAAATIAHDWVPALPQWGWVLVFMVFFTLANLTAVRNFGEFEFWFAALKVGAIVLFLILGTLAVFGLLPDTDPVGLTHLTGDGGFLPGGWSGVISGVLAVVFAFGGLEVVTIAAAETDDPARAVGRAVRSAVVRILFFYVGSMLVIVTLLPWTAQQAGLSPYVTVLDSIGIPQAGQIMNIVVFVALLSALNANLYGASRMVFSLAERGEAPRGLLRISGGGVPRRAVLASVAFGFVSVLLNLKWPDSVFLYLLNSVGAVLLFVWALIAVSQLRLRRRIEREAPGTLTLKMWAFPWLTWATLVAIAGVLVLMLTDDTARPQVLWSSGAAAAVLIVAGVRELRARRG; translated from the coding sequence ATGCACGAGGCCCTGACGACCGACGAGCCGCTCGCCCACGGGCTCAAGCAGCGTCATCTGACCATGCTGGGCCTCGGCGGGGTGATCGGCGCCGGGCTGTTCGTGGGTTCGGGCGCGGGGATCGCGGTCGCGGGCCCGGGCATCGTCCTGTCGTATCTGATCGCCGGCACGATCGCGATGCTGGTGATGCGGATGCTCGGTGAGATGTCCGCGGCCATGCCGGCGTCCGGTTCGTTCTCGGTGCACGCCGAGAAGGCGATCGGCCGCTGGGCCGGGTTCACCGTGGGCTGGCTCTACTGGTTCCTGCTGGTGGTCGTCCTCGCCGTGGAGGCGACGGCGGCGGCCACGATCGCCCACGACTGGGTGCCCGCGCTGCCGCAGTGGGGCTGGGTCCTGGTCTTCATGGTGTTCTTCACCCTCGCCAACCTCACCGCCGTACGGAACTTCGGCGAGTTCGAGTTCTGGTTCGCCGCGCTCAAGGTCGGCGCGATCGTGCTCTTCCTGATCCTCGGCACGCTCGCCGTCTTCGGTCTGCTCCCGGACACCGATCCGGTGGGCCTGACCCATCTCACCGGCGACGGGGGCTTTCTGCCGGGCGGCTGGAGCGGGGTGATCTCCGGCGTGCTCGCCGTTGTCTTCGCCTTCGGCGGTCTGGAGGTCGTCACCATCGCCGCGGCGGAGACCGACGACCCGGCGCGTGCGGTGGGTCGCGCCGTGCGCAGCGCGGTCGTCCGCATCCTCTTCTTCTACGTGGGCTCGATGCTGGTGATCGTGACGCTGCTGCCGTGGACCGCGCAGCAGGCGGGGCTGAGCCCGTATGTCACCGTGCTCGACTCGATCGGCATTCCGCAGGCCGGTCAGATCATGAACATCGTGGTGTTCGTGGCCCTGCTGTCGGCGCTCAACGCCAATCTGTACGGGGCCTCCCGGATGGTCTTCTCGCTCGCCGAGCGCGGCGAGGCACCGCGCGGGCTGCTGAGGATCTCGGGTGGGGGTGTGCCCCGGCGGGCCGTCCTCGCCTCGGTCGCCTTCGGCTTCGTCTCCGTGCTGCTCAATCTGAAGTGGCCCGACTCCGTCTTCCTCTATCTGCTCAACTCGGTCGGTGCGGTGCTGCTGTTCGTGTGGGCGCTGATCGCGGTCTCGCAACTGCGGCTGCGCCGCAGGATCGAGCGCGAGGCGCCCGGCACTCTGACGCTGAAGATGTGGGCGTTCCCCTGGCTCACCTGGGCCACACTGGTCGCGATTGCCGGTGTGCTGGTGCTGATGCTCACGGACGACACCGCCCGCCCCCAGGTGCTCTGGTCCAGTGGGGCCGCGGCGGCGGTGCTGATCGTCGCGGGGGTGCGGGAGCTACGGGCACGTCGTGGGTGA
- a CDS encoding serine/threonine-protein kinase — protein MGRVWRAADVILDRPVAVKEMRMNETDAEDTRIRRERTMREARATARIDHPNVVRVYDVVEESDRLWIVMELVDSRSLEQLLVEQGPVTPREAARIGLGLAAALREVHARGVLHRDIKPGNVLLGRAGRIVLTDFGIAAIQDAKALTVVGMLVGSPDYMAPERVGGRPQGPASDLWSLGATLCAALAGHSPFARPTTLATLHAVLYEEPELPDGAGPLAGVLGSLLVKEPDERPTLDELEPVLARVASSYVPTRAVTVVVPPPEGESGAEGEPGEGTQEEPVPGERGRERGQEPRQEPEPEEERESEPAPDPEPADAPPEPEPADARPEREPEPAPEMPEPAPESPPDPPPPDGDVVSAPTRRLTPPPRRPAPPPVPTKHPEPTPAPAPATRPEAATSPVPTATSTTTPATGESPASLPLVSRTGPPTGPAGPDTSEPTSRSRARTRAVVLAAALATVAAATTAAVLLTSGEDPDESGAGARSPGVTSAPATTAPTTAPATPPPGTRSEAGFAWAPPQGWTRTAKSPSNIHYHSPDGQQEIAASYALARGGDLLTQWERFERDSHDAPGYRKIRLERTTFRGDPAIVWEYFFTQDGSDWRARQLGFTAGGKSYQLNVWYDIASQRAALTAYDRVTESFAPL, from the coding sequence ATGGGGCGGGTGTGGCGAGCCGCCGACGTGATCCTGGACCGGCCGGTCGCGGTCAAGGAAATGCGCATGAACGAAACGGATGCGGAGGACACCCGGATCCGCCGCGAACGGACGATGCGGGAGGCCAGGGCCACGGCTCGCATCGACCACCCGAACGTGGTCCGCGTCTACGACGTGGTCGAGGAGAGCGACCGCCTCTGGATCGTCATGGAGCTCGTCGACTCCCGCTCGCTGGAGCAACTCCTCGTCGAGCAGGGGCCGGTGACACCGCGCGAGGCGGCCCGTATCGGCCTCGGGCTGGCGGCGGCGCTCCGCGAGGTCCATGCGAGAGGGGTGCTGCACCGGGACATCAAGCCCGGGAACGTTCTGCTGGGCAGGGCGGGCCGGATCGTGCTCACGGACTTCGGCATCGCGGCGATCCAGGACGCGAAAGCGCTGACGGTGGTGGGCATGCTGGTCGGCTCGCCCGACTACATGGCTCCCGAGCGCGTCGGCGGCCGCCCGCAGGGGCCCGCGTCGGATCTGTGGTCACTGGGGGCGACGCTGTGCGCGGCGCTGGCGGGCCATTCGCCGTTCGCCCGCCCCACAACTCTGGCGACACTGCACGCTGTTCTCTACGAGGAGCCCGAACTTCCGGACGGTGCCGGGCCCCTGGCCGGAGTCCTGGGCTCGCTCCTGGTCAAGGAGCCGGACGAGCGCCCGACGCTGGACGAGCTGGAACCCGTGCTGGCGCGGGTCGCCTCGTCGTACGTCCCGACGCGGGCAGTCACGGTCGTCGTGCCGCCACCGGAGGGGGAGAGCGGGGCGGAGGGAGAGCCGGGGGAGGGTACGCAGGAGGAGCCGGTGCCGGGGGAGAGGGGGAGGGAGAGGGGGCAGGAACCGCGCCAGGAGCCCGAGCCCGAGGAGGAACGGGAATCCGAACCCGCTCCGGATCCCGAACCGGCCGACGCACCCCCTGAGCCCGAACCGGCAGACGCCCGCCCCGAGCGCGAGCCCGAGCCCGCACCGGAGATGCCTGAGCCCGCACCGGAGTCGCCTCCCGACCCGCCGCCCCCCGACGGGGACGTCGTATCCGCGCCCACCCGCCGGCTCACACCCCCACCCCGTCGACCCGCGCCCCCGCCCGTACCGACCAAGCACCCGGAACCCACCCCGGCCCCGGCACCCGCCACGCGCCCCGAAGCGGCCACCAGCCCCGTACCCACGGCGACGTCGACCACGACCCCCGCGACCGGCGAGAGCCCCGCGTCCCTCCCGCTGGTCTCGCGGACCGGCCCGCCCACGGGGCCCGCCGGCCCGGACACCTCTGAGCCCACGAGCCGTTCCCGCGCCCGCACCCGTGCCGTCGTTCTCGCCGCCGCCCTCGCCACCGTCGCGGCCGCGACGACCGCCGCCGTACTCCTCACGTCCGGCGAGGACCCCGACGAGTCCGGCGCCGGGGCGCGGTCACCCGGCGTCACGAGCGCGCCGGCCACCACAGCACCCACCACCGCGCCGGCCACCCCGCCCCCGGGCACCCGCAGCGAGGCGGGATTCGCCTGGGCGCCGCCGCAGGGCTGGACGCGCACCGCCAAGAGCCCGTCGAACATCCACTACCACTCGCCCGACGGACAACAGGAAATCGCCGCCTCGTACGCACTTGCACGAGGCGGCGATCTCCTGACCCAGTGGGAGCGGTTCGAGCGCGACAGTCACGACGCTCCCGGTTACCGCAAGATCCGCCTGGAGCGCACCACGTTTCGTGGTGACCCGGCGATCGTCTGGGAGTACTTCTTCACCCAGGACGGCTCCGACTGGCGTGCCCGCCAGCTCGGATTCACCGCCGGAGGCAAGTCGTACCAGCTCAACGTCTGGTACGACATCGCCTCACAGCGGGCCGCCCTGACTGCTTACGACCGGGTGACGGAGTCGTTCGCACCGCTCTGA
- a CDS encoding 2-hydroxyacid dehydrogenase, with the protein MKVLAAGDHFVLNSLIAEALRHDLAGSPPDLTELTLPWPLEPFGRVAEVDEASDVEDALIEALDGVEVCVTQMAPFTERVLAASPSLRMIAVCRGGPVNVNTEAAGARGVKVCFAPGRNAASTAEFTVGLMLAALRSIPEAHSALTGRTGWDGTYYTYERSGLELEDTPVGLVGYGAVGSRVARVLCAFGAEVEVYDPYVRGDVHGMRAKTLDALLSRSRVVTLHARLTPETQGLIGARELALMPRGSVLVNAARGGLLDTAALCDALDDGQLAAAALDTYEQEPPPPGSRLFDTPNLVLTPHLGGASRAVARKAAAIAAAEVARYVRGEPLAHCLT; encoded by the coding sequence ATGAAAGTCCTGGCTGCCGGCGACCACTTCGTCCTCAACTCCCTGATCGCCGAGGCCCTGCGCCACGATCTCGCCGGCTCCCCGCCCGACCTGACCGAGCTCACGCTGCCGTGGCCGCTCGAACCCTTCGGCAGGGTCGCCGAGGTCGACGAGGCGAGCGACGTCGAGGACGCGCTGATCGAGGCGCTCGACGGGGTGGAGGTGTGCGTGACGCAGATGGCCCCCTTCACCGAGCGGGTGCTCGCGGCTTCTCCCTCGCTGCGGATGATCGCCGTCTGCCGCGGCGGCCCGGTCAACGTCAACACCGAGGCGGCCGGGGCGCGGGGCGTCAAGGTCTGCTTCGCGCCCGGCCGCAACGCCGCGTCCACCGCCGAGTTCACCGTCGGGCTGATGCTGGCGGCCCTGCGCTCGATCCCCGAGGCGCACAGCGCACTGACCGGCAGGACCGGCTGGGACGGCACGTACTACACGTACGAACGCAGCGGTCTGGAGCTGGAGGACACCCCGGTCGGGCTGGTCGGCTACGGCGCGGTGGGCAGCCGGGTCGCGCGGGTGCTGTGCGCGTTCGGCGCCGAGGTGGAGGTGTACGACCCGTATGTGCGCGGCGATGTGCACGGCATGCGCGCGAAGACCCTGGACGCGCTGCTCTCCCGCTCCCGTGTCGTCACGCTGCACGCCCGCCTCACTCCCGAGACCCAGGGGCTCATCGGCGCTCGTGAGCTGGCCCTGATGCCCCGTGGATCGGTGCTGGTCAACGCGGCGCGGGGCGGGCTGCTGGACACCGCGGCGCTGTGCGACGCGCTGGACGACGGGCAGTTGGCCGCCGCCGCGCTCGACACCTACGAACAGGAGCCGCCGCCGCCCGGCTCACGGCTGTTCGACACCCCGAACCTGGTGCTCACCCCGCATCTGGGCGGTGCGAGCCGTGCCGTCGCCCGCAAGGCCGCGGCCATCGCGGCGGCGGAGGTGGCCCGTTACGTCCGGGGAGAACCGCTCGCGCACTGCCTCACCTGA
- a CDS encoding amino acid permease has translation MSRTSAPAPADRQDDVALSHGLKQRHLSMIALGGVIGAGLFVGSGAGIAAAGPSIVIAYALSGLLVMLVMRMLGEMSAANPASGSFSVHAERAIGPWAGFTAGWSFWFLLCVAVGLEGIGAAKIMTGWMPGTPEWAWVALFMLVFCGTNLAAVKNFGEFEFWFAALKVGAIALFLGIGVLAITGVLPGTDAPGTANLTGDGGFLPNGTDGLVVGLLASVFAYGGLETVTIAAAESEHPVQGVAKAVRTAMWRIAVFYIGSMAVIVTLVPWDDPKVVEKGPYVATLDHLGIPGAGQIMNVVVLVALLSAMNANIYGASRMACSLVARGQGPKALGRTSGGVPRTAVLVSSVFGFGCVLLSYWRPNDVFMWLLNMIGAIILVVWIFIAVSQLLLRRRTEREDPSRLVVKMWLYPALTWVALAGMAAVFVLMAREAETRTQLFYTGGLTLALAAVGYARQVRARRSQA, from the coding sequence ATGTCTCGGACTTCCGCGCCCGCGCCCGCCGACCGTCAGGACGACGTCGCGCTCTCGCACGGACTCAAGCAACGCCACCTCTCGATGATCGCCCTCGGCGGCGTCATCGGCGCCGGTCTCTTCGTCGGGTCCGGTGCGGGCATCGCCGCCGCCGGCCCGTCCATCGTCATCGCCTACGCGCTCTCGGGTCTGCTCGTCATGCTCGTGATGCGCATGCTCGGCGAGATGTCCGCGGCGAACCCGGCGTCCGGTTCCTTCTCGGTGCACGCCGAGCGGGCCATCGGCCCCTGGGCGGGCTTCACCGCCGGCTGGTCCTTCTGGTTCCTGCTGTGCGTCGCCGTCGGCCTGGAGGGCATCGGCGCCGCGAAGATCATGACCGGCTGGATGCCCGGCACCCCCGAGTGGGCGTGGGTCGCGCTGTTCATGCTGGTGTTCTGCGGGACGAACCTGGCGGCGGTGAAGAACTTCGGTGAGTTCGAGTTCTGGTTCGCCGCCCTCAAGGTCGGCGCGATCGCCCTGTTCCTCGGCATCGGTGTCCTCGCGATCACCGGTGTCCTGCCGGGCACGGACGCACCGGGAACCGCCAACCTGACGGGTGACGGCGGCTTCCTGCCCAACGGAACCGACGGGCTCGTCGTCGGTCTGCTCGCCTCCGTGTTCGCGTACGGCGGTCTGGAGACGGTCACCATCGCCGCGGCCGAGTCCGAGCACCCGGTCCAGGGCGTCGCGAAGGCCGTCCGCACCGCGATGTGGCGCATCGCCGTCTTCTACATCGGCTCCATGGCCGTCATCGTCACCCTGGTGCCGTGGGACGACCCGAAGGTCGTCGAGAAGGGCCCGTACGTCGCGACCCTCGACCACCTCGGCATCCCGGGTGCCGGCCAGATCATGAACGTGGTGGTGCTCGTCGCGCTGCTCTCCGCGATGAACGCCAACATCTACGGCGCCTCCCGCATGGCCTGCTCGCTGGTGGCGCGCGGCCAGGGCCCGAAGGCGCTCGGCCGGACGTCCGGCGGGGTGCCGCGTACGGCGGTGCTGGTCTCCTCGGTCTTCGGCTTCGGGTGCGTGCTGCTGAGCTACTGGCGGCCGAACGACGTCTTCATGTGGCTGCTCAACATGATCGGCGCGATCATCCTGGTGGTCTGGATCTTCATCGCGGTCTCCCAGTTGCTGCTGCGCCGCCGGACGGAACGCGAGGACCCCTCGCGGCTGGTGGTGAAGATGTGGCTCTACCCGGCGCTGACCTGGGTGGCTCTGGCGGGCATGGCCGCGGTGTTCGTCCTGATGGCGCGCGAGGCCGAGACGCGGACGCAGCTCTTCTACACGGGCGGGCTGACGCTGGCGCTGGCGGCGGTCGGATACGCGCGGCAGGTGCGCGCACGCCGTTCGCAGGCCTGA
- a CDS encoding amino acid permease: MTSQQTLTKEGGSPEEPGNPQSSSGLQAGLKNRHLSMIAIGGVIGAGLFVGSGSGIAAAGPAILLSYALVGTMVVFVMRMLGEMAAANPTSGSFSAYADRALGRWAGFSIGWLYWFFWVVVLAVEATAGAVILESWIPAVPQWAWALIVMVVLTATNLASVASYGEFEFWFAGIKVVAIGAFVVIGLLAVFGVLPGSDNPGAGFAHLTDAGGFFPEGYGAILTGVLMVVFSFMGSEIVTLAAGESEDPQRAVTKATNSVIWRIGVFYLGSIFVVLTLLPWNDKSIVKDGSYVAALNSIGIPHAGQIMNVIVLTAVLSCLNSGLYTASRMAFSLGRRGDAPKSFAKTNSRGVPRVAILSSVVFGFVAVFFNYQWPDTVFAFLLNSSGAVALFVWLVIAVTQLRMRGIIERESPEKLVVKMWLFPGLTWATIGMISFVLVYMLFDDAGREQVLLSLLVAAVVIAIAVGREWFGRGGRSAGPEDAAIPHQSGANDSVTRS, from the coding sequence ATGACCTCGCAGCAGACCCTCACGAAGGAAGGCGGGAGCCCCGAAGAACCCGGGAACCCGCAGTCCTCGTCCGGTCTCCAGGCCGGTCTCAAGAACCGGCATCTGTCCATGATCGCCATCGGCGGCGTGATCGGCGCCGGGCTGTTCGTCGGCTCCGGTTCCGGCATCGCCGCGGCGGGTCCGGCCATCCTTCTGTCGTACGCGCTCGTCGGCACGATGGTCGTCTTCGTGATGCGGATGCTGGGCGAGATGGCCGCGGCCAACCCGACCTCCGGGTCGTTCTCCGCCTACGCGGACCGCGCGCTCGGCCGCTGGGCCGGCTTCTCGATCGGCTGGCTGTACTGGTTCTTCTGGGTCGTGGTGCTGGCGGTCGAGGCGACCGCCGGTGCCGTGATCCTGGAGAGCTGGATACCGGCCGTACCGCAGTGGGCGTGGGCACTGATCGTGATGGTCGTGCTCACCGCGACCAACCTCGCGTCGGTGGCCTCGTACGGCGAGTTCGAGTTCTGGTTCGCCGGCATCAAGGTCGTCGCGATCGGCGCCTTCGTGGTCATCGGCCTGCTGGCCGTCTTCGGCGTGCTGCCCGGCTCCGACAACCCGGGCGCGGGATTCGCGCATCTCACCGACGCCGGCGGATTCTTCCCCGAGGGATACGGAGCGATCCTCACCGGTGTGCTGATGGTGGTCTTCTCCTTCATGGGCAGCGAGATCGTGACGCTGGCCGCGGGCGAGTCCGAGGACCCGCAGAGGGCCGTCACCAAGGCGACGAACAGCGTGATCTGGCGGATCGGCGTCTTCTACCTGGGCTCGATCTTCGTCGTGCTGACGCTGCTGCCGTGGAACGACAAGTCGATCGTCAAGGACGGTTCGTACGTCGCCGCGCTGAACTCGATCGGTATCCCGCACGCGGGCCAGATCATGAACGTCATCGTGCTGACCGCGGTGCTCTCCTGCCTCAACTCGGGTCTGTACACCGCCTCCCGCATGGCCTTCTCGCTGGGCCGGCGCGGGGACGCCCCGAAGAGCTTCGCGAAGACGAACTCCCGTGGTGTGCCGCGGGTGGCCATCCTGTCCTCGGTGGTCTTCGGCTTCGTCGCGGTCTTCTTCAACTACCAGTGGCCCGACACCGTGTTCGCGTTCCTGCTCAACTCCTCGGGTGCGGTCGCCCTGTTCGTCTGGCTCGTGATCGCTGTGACTCAGCTGCGCATGCGCGGCATCATCGAGCGGGAGTCGCCCGAGAAGCTCGTCGTGAAGATGTGGCTCTTCCCGGGCCTGACCTGGGCGACCATCGGCATGATCTCGTTCGTGCTGGTCTACATGCTGTTCGACGACGCCGGGCGGGAGCAGGTGCTGCTGTCGCTGCTGGTGGCGGCCGTGGTCATCGCCATCGCCGTCGGGCGTGAGTGGTTCGGACGCGGTGGCCGGTCCGCCGGGCCCGAGGACGCCGCCATCCCTCATCAGAGCGGTGCGAACGACTCCGTCACCCGGTCGTAA
- a CDS encoding FGGY-family carbohydrate kinase, producing the protein MWMGIDLGTQSVRAVVASDDGAVLGSGSAPLTGRRDGVRHEQSPDDWWSAVCTAVREALRDGHRPRALAVCSTSGTVLLADRNGRPLTPALMYDDGRAPGRGPGRALWLLREYGAGREAHVLHQADLIVARLAGRLLPTDSSHALKTGYDAERGVFAEPGLPEGVLPDVVRPGTRLGEVCREAAEETGIPAGTTVVAGMTDGCAAQIASGSLTVGSWNSVLGTTLVLKGVTAEPLRDPAGVVYSHLSADGTWLPGGASGVGGGALHAAFPDADPAALDARAAEFEPAGAVAYPLGSPGERFPFTAPEATAFLLGRPVCDADHWAALLQGVALTERLCLDYLDLLGAPVDGPLTFTGGAVRSDYWTRLRAEVLQRPVRVPQYSEPALGMAVLAAYGAGSADTVADAAERMVRLRHVVRPRGGERFTEPYLTMVGELERRGWLPGPLAAHARARTENRTSTKSAGDTARRDSTGSTERPT; encoded by the coding sequence ATGTGGATGGGCATCGATCTCGGCACCCAGAGCGTCCGCGCGGTCGTCGCCTCCGACGACGGCGCCGTCCTCGGCAGCGGCTCGGCGCCCCTGACCGGCCGCCGCGACGGAGTACGCCACGAACAGAGCCCGGACGACTGGTGGAGCGCCGTGTGCACGGCGGTCCGCGAAGCCCTGCGCGACGGCCACCGCCCCCGCGCCCTCGCCGTCTGCTCCACCTCGGGGACGGTCCTGCTCGCCGACCGGAACGGCCGCCCCCTCACCCCCGCCCTGATGTACGACGACGGGCGGGCGCCGGGCCGCGGCCCCGGGAGAGCGCTGTGGCTGCTGCGCGAGTACGGCGCCGGGCGCGAGGCACACGTCCTGCACCAGGCCGATCTGATCGTGGCCCGGCTGGCGGGCCGGCTGCTGCCCACGGACTCCAGCCACGCCCTGAAGACCGGGTACGACGCCGAGCGCGGTGTCTTCGCCGAACCGGGCCTGCCGGAGGGCGTGTTGCCGGACGTGGTGCGCCCCGGCACCCGGCTCGGCGAGGTGTGCCGCGAGGCCGCCGAGGAGACCGGCATCCCGGCCGGTACGACGGTCGTGGCCGGTATGACCGACGGCTGCGCCGCCCAGATCGCCTCCGGCTCGCTCACCGTCGGCTCCTGGAACTCGGTCCTCGGCACCACCCTCGTCCTCAAGGGGGTCACGGCCGAGCCGCTGCGCGACCCCGCCGGCGTCGTCTACAGCCATCTGTCCGCGGACGGGACCTGGCTGCCGGGCGGGGCGTCCGGCGTCGGCGGCGGGGCGCTGCACGCAGCCTTCCCGGACGCCGACCCGGCCGCTCTCGACGCGCGCGCCGCGGAGTTCGAGCCGGCGGGCGCGGTCGCCTATCCGCTCGGCTCCCCGGGCGAACGGTTCCCCTTCACCGCCCCCGAGGCCACGGCCTTCCTCCTGGGCAGACCCGTCTGCGACGCCGACCACTGGGCGGCCCTGCTCCAGGGCGTGGCGCTGACCGAACGGCTCTGTCTCGACTATCTGGATCTGCTGGGCGCGCCCGTCGACGGCCCGCTGACCTTCACCGGCGGCGCCGTCCGCAGCGACTACTGGACCCGGCTGCGGGCCGAGGTCCTCCAGCGGCCGGTGCGCGTCCCGCAGTACAGCGAACCGGCCCTGGGCATGGCCGTACTCGCCGCGTACGGAGCCGGGTCCGCAGACACGGTCGCCGACGCCGCCGAGCGCATGGTCCGGCTGCGGCACGTGGTGCGGCCGCGTGGCGGCGAGCGGTTCACCGAGCCGTATCTGACGATGGTGGGCGAGCTGGAGCGGCGAGGCTGGCTGCCCGGCCCGCTGGCCGCACACGCCCGAGCGCGCACGGAGAACCGGACAAGCACCAAAAGCGCCGGAGACACGGCACGTCGAGACAGCACAGGAAGCACGGAGAGGCCGACATGA
- a CDS encoding histidine phosphatase family protein, which yields MSTTLLIARHGRTVWHAENRYAGVSDVALTDEGRRQAEQLGQWVARHPVDAVWTSTVSRAIETAEPACRALGLTAQREHALRECDFGVVEGRTLAEFAAQNPSAAAAFTRDPVAHPFPEAEDPRAAAARGAGALSRIAREHEGQRVLVVAHNTLLRLVLCELLGIELSAYRRVFPALRNAALSELRLSGSTAALLSLNVPVDTGLSGG from the coding sequence ATGAGTACGACCCTGCTGATCGCCCGGCACGGCCGGACGGTGTGGCACGCCGAGAACCGCTACGCGGGAGTGAGCGATGTCGCCCTCACCGACGAAGGCCGCAGACAGGCCGAGCAGTTGGGGCAGTGGGTGGCACGGCATCCGGTCGACGCGGTGTGGACCTCGACGGTCTCCCGTGCGATCGAGACGGCCGAACCCGCCTGCCGGGCGCTCGGGCTGACGGCACAGCGCGAACACGCCCTGCGGGAGTGCGACTTCGGTGTGGTCGAGGGCCGCACACTCGCGGAGTTCGCCGCCCAGAACCCCTCCGCCGCGGCGGCCTTCACCCGGGACCCCGTGGCTCATCCGTTCCCCGAGGCGGAGGACCCGCGGGCGGCGGCGGCCAGAGGAGCAGGCGCGCTGAGCCGGATCGCGCGGGAGCACGAAGGACAGCGGGTGCTGGTGGTGGCGCACAACACCTTGCTGCGGCTGGTGCTGTGCGAGCTGCTGGGCATCGAACTGTCCGCGTACCGGCGGGTGTTCCCCGCACTGCGCAACGCGGCACTCAGCGAACTGCGGCTGTCCGGCAGCACGGCCGCGCTGCTGTCGCTGAACGTGCCGGTGGACACCGGCCTGTCCGGCGGCTGA